From the Musa acuminata AAA Group cultivar baxijiao chromosome BXJ1-2, Cavendish_Baxijiao_AAA, whole genome shotgun sequence genome, one window contains:
- the LOC135605490 gene encoding protein SHI RELATED SEQUENCE 1-like yields the protein MAGFSLGGGNRQGGGDEGIPPESLFLYGSGSGVGGNRTEEIGYGRGFELWQQHQQQIHRQQPQQQQQQLYISSTAGLLSFSDEPLQPGGSIERTVSLRDSGGGGMSCQDCGNQAKKDCSHMRCRTCCKSRGFQCSTHVKSTWVPAAKRRERQQHLAAAASSLQQQSQQLRIGGSTSGGGGDVGGSGGGEPSKRPREMTTHLSTVITTASSGGEVSFPAEVSSPAVFRCVRVSPLDDTEDEFAYQTAVSIGGHVFKGILYDHGPDVPTPSTPLALHGESSSSAAAASISTAAALATGLAAPSSSATAAASTGSMDPSALYPTPLSAFMAGTQFFPHHPRP from the exons ATGGCAGGGTTCTCTCTAGGTGGGGGAAACAGGCAGGGCGGAGGTGACGAAGGGATCCCACCAGAGAGCTTATTCCTCTACGGCAGCGGAAGCGGCGTGGGCGGCAATAGAACCGAAGAGATCGGCTACGGGAgaggcttcgagctatggcagcagCACCAGCAGCAAATCCATCGGCAACAAcctcagcaacagcagcagcaactcTACATTTCCTCCACCGCCGGGCTCCTCTCTTTCTCCGATGAGCCGCTCCAACCTGGCGGATCGATCGAGCGCACCGTCAGCTTGAGGGACAGCGGAGGAGGGGGGATGAGCTGCCAGGACTGCGGCAACCAGGCAAAGAAGGACTGCTCCCACATGCGATGCCGGACCTGCTGCAAGAGCCGGGGCTTCCAATGCTCCACGCACGTCAAGAGCACCTGGGTCCCCGCCGCCAAGCGGCGCGAGCGCCAGCAGCatctcgccgccgccgcctcctccctgCAGCAGCAGTCTCAGCAGCTCCGAATCGGAGGCTCGACgagcggcggaggaggagatgtTGGTGGCAGTGGAGGCGGGGAGCCCTCCAAAAGGCCACGGGAGATGACCACCCATCTATCCACCGTCATCACCACCGCATCATCAG GAGGGGAGGTGAGTTTCCCGGCCGAGGTGAGCTCCCCGGCAGTGTTCCGGTGCGTTCGGGTGAGCCCGTTGGACGACACCGAGGACGAGTTCGCATACCAGACCGCGGTCAGCATCGGTGGGCATGTGTTCAAGGGCATCCTCTACGACCACGGCCCGGACGTGCCGACCCCGTCGACTCCTCTCGCGCTGCACGGGGAATCCTCGTCTTCCGCTGCCGCCGCTTCTATCTCGACCGCAGCCGCTCTTGCCACCGGCCTGGCTGCACCTTCTAGCTCAGCTACCGCGGCGGCTTCCACCGGATCGATGGATCCTTCCGCCCTCTATCCGACGCCACTAAGCGCCTTCATGGCCGGAACCCAGTTCTTCCCTCACCATCCCAGACCTTAG